Genomic DNA from Verrucomicrobiota bacterium:
TGCCCAGTGCCGACGAGAGTGAGGCGGTGTCCGCCACCGGGTTGGTATCCAATGCACCATTTGCAGCCGGCGCGACGTAGAGAGGGATGCTCAAGTTGCCTTCTTTGGCGCGAGTTTCCTTCAGCGACACGACGCGGGCGAAACCGGGATCGTCAGCGAATTTCTCGTAGGCGCTGACGATGTGCTCGATGTGGTCGTCGGTGAGAAAACTCTGGGCGCGCTCGCGGGTGACTTCGTTTACGGCGTTGATGAGCAGGATTTTGCCCTTTCGCGCCTTGGGCTTGGCGGTGCGGCAGATGACGACGCACGCCTCCATCGGGGAGTTGTAAAACAGGTTCGGCCCAAGGCCGAGGACACATTCGATGAGGTCAGCCTCGATGAGCTTGCGCCGCATCTCGGCTTCCTCCTGCCGGAACAGAACGCCGTGTGGCCAAAGAACCGCGCAACGGCCGGTCTTGGGATTCAGGCTTTGGAGGATGTGCTGCTGGAAAGCGTAGTCGGCGCGGCCCTGCGGCGGTGTGCCGTAGAGATTGCGCCCCCACGGGTCGGAGGCAAAGGCGTCGCGATCCCATTGCTTGATGGAATACGGCGGATTGGCCAGCACCACGTCGAAACGCTGGAGGCGGTCGCCCTGAACAAACTTCGGCTCGGACAGGGTGTCGCCACGTTCAATCTGGAAATCCTCGATGCCATGCAGGAAGCAGTTCATCCGGGCAATGGACGAGGTCATCAGGTTGCGCTCCTGGCCGTAGAGCCGGACATTGCGCCATTCTTTTTTCAGCCGGCGCAAGTGCGCGATGCACGAGAGCAACATGCCGCCTGAACCGCACGTGGGATCGTAAACCGATTCGCCGGGCTGCACGTCGAGCATCTCGGTCATCAGATGGACGACGGTGCGGTTGGTGTAAAACTCGGCGGCGGTGTGGCCGGCATCGTCGGCGAATTTCTTGATGAGGTATTCGTAGCCCTGGCCGAGTTCGTCCTCGGGCAGATTGGCGACGGTCAATTCCAGCATGCTGAAATGTTCGACCAGGTCGCGCAACATGGCATCGGAGAGCCGGTCTTTATTGGTCCACTGCGCGTCGCCGAAGATGCCGTAGAGCTTGTCCGGGTTGGCCGTCTCAATGGCGCGCATGGCGGATTGTAACGCCGCGCCGACATTCTTGGCCGCCTGCCGCACCTCGCGCCAGTGGGCTTCCGGCGGAATCTGAAACCGGTGCTGCTCGCGCCCGGCGGCGTAGCGTTTATCGCCGCCGGATTCCGCCAGCGCGGCCTGCGTCTCTTCATCGAACACGTCGCACACGCGTTTGTAGAACAGGAGTGGAAAGATGAACTGCTTGTAATCGCCGGCATCAATCGTCCCACGCAGGAGCACGGCCGCGCCCCAGAGATAGGATTCGAGCTGTTGTTGGGAGATGCGCGGGGTCATGAGGTTAATTTGGTGGGGCCAGATTGAAAATAAGTCATGGCAGACGCAAGCAGGGCATCGGCCTCTGCTTCGGTGTGCCCGACCGCGGAACAGAGTTGGAACAATGCGGGTCCCCAACGACGCTCAATCAGTTCAGCCAGTTTTTGGGGGTGGTGTTTGGCCCGGGCTTCCGGGGTCAAAAAAGGCAGAAGGTGGCAATAAGTTATGCACTGAAGTCCTGTGAAATAGCGGGACAGGAAGTAAAGCCAGAAAGGAAACTTCGCGTCGAGCGCATAGACGTAATTGCGGACCTCGGGAATCTCGAACAACTCATCGCGGGTGTCTTCATAGCCACTAAAAGAGACATCTACATTCGTTTGATTGGCACGAATCGTCTCGCGACTTACCAATAAGGCTTTCAGGCACTGAAGGGGACCTGTCATGTCACCCCGCTCCACTTCGTCACGGCTGATAACAATCATGATCGGGCCGAAGTCCCCAAGATTCATACCAGCAAGCCCTCCTTTTTGAGAATTTTCGTAAGGCGCTCCTCCGCCGCAAAGGCCGCTACTGAGCTCGTGCGCAACTGCTGCATCGCTGCGTCCACGGTGAGCACGACCTGATCGTTCTTCGGCTCGACGTAGCGCGGGATGTTGAGATTGAAGTCGTTGGCAGCGAGGTCCTCCAGCGTGACGACGCGGGCGATGCCGGGCACATCCTGGTATTTCCGATACCACTGGTAGATGT
This window encodes:
- a CDS encoding SAM-dependent DNA methyltransferase yields the protein MTPRISQQQLESYLWGAAVLLRGTIDAGDYKQFIFPLLFYKRVCDVFDEETQAALAESGGDKRYAAGREQHRFQIPPEAHWREVRQAAKNVGAALQSAMRAIETANPDKLYGIFGDAQWTNKDRLSDAMLRDLVEHFSMLELTVANLPEDELGQGYEYLIKKFADDAGHTAAEFYTNRTVVHLMTEMLDVQPGESVYDPTCGSGGMLLSCIAHLRRLKKEWRNVRLYGQERNLMTSSIARMNCFLHGIEDFQIERGDTLSEPKFVQGDRLQRFDVVLANPPYSIKQWDRDAFASDPWGRNLYGTPPQGRADYAFQQHILQSLNPKTGRCAVLWPHGVLFRQEEAEMRRKLIEADLIECVLGLGPNLFYNSPMEACVVICRTAKPKARKGKILLINAVNEVTRERAQSFLTDDHIEHIVSAYEKFADDPGFARVVSLKETRAKEGNLSIPLYVAPAANGALDTNPVADTASLSSALGTWLESSKAVRQSLESLGTSMKS
- a CDS encoding DUF1817 domain-containing protein, with translation MNLGDFGPIMIVISRDEVERGDMTGPLQCLKALLVSRETIRANQTNVDVSFSGYEDTRDELFEIPEVRNYVYALDAKFPFWLYFLSRYFTGLQCITYCHLLPFLTPEARAKHHPQKLAELIERRWGPALFQLCSAVGHTEAEADALLASAMTYFQSGPTKLTS